Proteins encoded together in one Pseudomonas asiatica window:
- a CDS encoding tetratricopeptide repeat protein, whose product MRCDVNKWLFPAVTALAVLQGCASVPRGNIPVVDSSTRVSNSERVTANRSAGGYNAGTAQAQTLPEDSGVTVMIPQGAGASGIQTFPAANGAAPISTSPITPGPITPGPITTGPVTSAPMTTNPNPIADEPFDIAAMNSAPQSTSAPTGIPRSGAATGGLSADEQLDGPVLALLTTAKTQQGSGDFNGAASSLERAQRIAPREPQVLYRLAQVRLSQGDAPQAEQLARRALTYANGRPSLQAELWNTIAQAREKQGDSAGAALARQKARVNS is encoded by the coding sequence ATGAGGTGTGACGTGAACAAGTGGCTGTTTCCTGCCGTGACGGCGCTGGCTGTGCTCCAGGGGTGCGCCAGCGTCCCGCGCGGCAATATTCCGGTGGTCGACTCGAGCACCCGGGTGTCCAACAGCGAACGCGTGACGGCCAATCGCTCTGCGGGTGGCTATAACGCAGGTACCGCGCAGGCTCAAACGCTGCCTGAAGACTCCGGCGTGACCGTGATGATCCCACAGGGCGCTGGCGCTTCGGGCATCCAGACGTTCCCGGCGGCCAATGGCGCGGCGCCAATCAGCACCTCGCCGATTACCCCGGGGCCGATCACCCCAGGCCCAATTACCACTGGTCCGGTCACTTCGGCACCAATGACCACCAATCCAAACCCGATCGCCGACGAACCCTTCGACATCGCGGCTATGAACAGCGCCCCGCAAAGCACCAGCGCGCCAACCGGTATTCCGCGTAGCGGTGCTGCTACCGGTGGCCTGTCGGCCGACGAGCAGCTGGACGGCCCGGTGCTGGCGCTGCTGACCACCGCGAAGACCCAGCAGGGCAGCGGTGACTTCAACGGTGCCGCATCGAGCCTGGAGCGTGCTCAGCGCATTGCCCCGCGCGAGCCACAGGTACTGTACCGTCTGGCCCAGGTACGCCTGTCGCAAGGTGATGCACCGCAGGCCGAGCAGTTGGCGCGTCGTGCTTTGACTTACGCCAACGGCCGCCCGAGCCTGCAGGCCGAGCTGTGGAACACCAT